The stretch of DNA GTGTGTTGTCTGGGGAGTTTGGAGCACTACAGCGATCCTCTAAAGGGGCTTCGTGAATTGGTGAGGGTTGCGAAAGACGATGCGAAATTTCTTATTATACTGCCGAATGACAATTACCTTTTTTGGAAGTTAAAAAAAATAAAAAAAGGAACTGCGCAGAGGGAATTTGAAGTATTAAAAAATTTTGATGGATGGAAGCGTTTTTTGGATGAAGGGGGATTGGAAATACTGCACATATATCAGGATAAATATCCTTCAGAGGAGCTGCGCATATTTCAATTTAAAAATCCCTACAAGATACTGCGGCGAGTGCTCTATAAAATGATTTGGCTTATGATGCCGTTGAAGTACACGTATCAATTTGTTTTTATTTTACAGAAAAATTTTTATACGTGAAACGTATATAAATATGAAAAAATATATTAGAAAATTATTAAGTTTTATTATCTTATTATTCAATAAAACACATTGGATCGTTAGCCTCATCTTATGGCCATTGGCAAAAAGAGGATTGGGTCAAAATTACCTCGAAGTCGTACAAATCGGTGATGGCATTAAATTGAAGGTGTATTCTGATATGTATGATATGGTGAATAAAGTATTGATGTTTTATTCTGATTTTGTGACTTATGCGTGGGAGCCTGTAACCACCAGATTATTTCAAAAATTAA from Patescibacteria group bacterium encodes:
- a CDS encoding class I SAM-dependent methyltransferase; this translates as MDPKAFYDSVYASKGDRAMRPRWVYERWFRLLGNTQTYQSLLDVGCGTGLFLQVATEQGLAATGLDLSDAAVALSKKNSPHSTVVQGSGERLPFLDKQFDYVCCLGSLEHYSDPLKGLRELVRVAKDDAKFLIILPNDNYLFWKLKKIKKGTAQREFEVLKNFDGWKRFLDEGGLEILHIYQDKYPSEELRIFQFKNPYKILRRVLYKMIWLMMPLKYTYQFVFILQKNFYT